The Campylobacter sp. genome contains the following window.
TCTAAAATTTATAAAGATCGCTCCATCATCCGCGCCGATACCGCTAAAGCCGTTAAAGCTCGCAGGCTCGATAAACTCGTCGCTCACGCCGCGTTCGTAGCTTTGCAGTATATACTCGCTAGGCGAAATTTCAAGCGGCGCCGCTTCGCCCATAAGTACATCGTAAGCGCGCTTTACGCGATCAAAGCGCTTGTCGCGATCCATCGCGTAAAAGCGCCCGCACACGCTCGCTACTTTAAATTTAGCCTCCAGGCGCTTTAAAAATTCCGCTCCGCTGCTCGGTGAAACGTCGCGCCCGTCGGTGATAGCGTGCGCCCAGGTCTCGCAACCCGCATTCTGCGCTATCTCGCAGATCGCGTCGAAATGGCGCAGATGCGAATGCACGCCGCCGTCGCTGTAAAGCCCTATGACGTGCACTCTGCGGCACTTTGAAAGCAGGCTTTGTAGCGCTTCGTTTTTCTCAAGCGAGCCCTCATCGATCGCGCGATCGATTTTGACTAGGTTTTGATACAGAATTCTACCGCTTCCGATCGTCATATGCCCTACTTCGCTGTTTCCCATCTGCCCCTGCGGCAAGCCCACGGCAAGCCCCGAGGTGCGCAGTAGCGTATTGGGCACGTTTTTAAAAAGATAATCATAGGCGGGCTTTTTTGCGTTTGCAAACGCGTTAAATTTATCGCTCGCGTTAAAGCCGATGCCGTCGGTGATAAGTAAAATCGTCTTTTGCCCCATTTTGGCTCCTAAATTTCGTCTAAATTTCGCTGCGCTGGCCTTTTGAAGCAGGTCCGCGGCGCTGTTTTTACGAGCGGCATTATACTTTCTTTTGGCAAATGCGGCAAAATTCCATCCGCCCTAAAAGCTAAATTTTACCTCTTTTATACTAAAATGCGCATTTTCGTATAAAATTTCATAAAATTTAAAAGGCAAACTTTGTTTTATTATCTTTACCATCTTACGAATATAAATTTCTTCCAATACATCACCGCGCGCGCAGGAATCGCATTTTTTATCGCTTTTTGCTTTTCAGTCTGGGCTATGCCGCGGTTTATCCGCTGGGCGCAAGCCAGACACGCCGCGCAGCCCATCTACGAACTCGCGCCGCAAAACCATCAGAAAAAGAGCAAAACCCCGACGATGGGCGGGCTTGTTTTCGTTACCGCCGCGGTGCTCGCAAGCCTGCTGTGCGCCAAGCTAAACAACGTCTTCGTGCTCTGCGGACTGCTTTGTTTGGTGGGCTTCGGCTACATAGGCTTTAAGGATGATATCTCTAAAATTTTAGGCCGCCAAAACCACGCAGGTCTTAGCGCGCGGGCTAAATTTGCACTACAAAATTTCTTGGCGTTTCTGATCGGGGCGACGCTTTATGCTTTTAGCGACCTGGGCGGGGAATTTTTCGTGCCGTTTTTCAAATACCCTCTGCTAAATTTATGGATTTTCGCGCCGCTGTTTTGGACGATCGTGATAAGCGCGAGCTCAAACGCGGTAAATTTAACCGACGGATTAGACGGGCTGGCAACCATTCCGTCGGTGTTTTCGCTCTGCAGCTTGGGCGTATTTGCCTATCTCTGCGGGCATGCGATCTACTCGCAGTATCTCTTGCTACCGCGCGTCGCGGGCGCAGGCGAGGTCTGCATCATCGTCTCGGCGCTCATCGGCGCGCTGCTTGGGTTTTTGTGGTTTAACTGCTACCCCGCCGAAGTCTTTATGGGCGACAGCGGCAGCCTCAGCGTAGGCGCGTTTTTAGGATACTGCGCAGTCATCACGAAGAATGAAATTTTACTCATAATGATCGGCTTCGTCTTCGTCATCGAAACGCTCAGCGTGATCTTGCAGGTGGGCAGCTTTAAAATTTTCAAACGCAGAATTTTCCTGATGGCGCCGATACACCACCATTTCGAGCTTAAAGGCTGGGTCGAGAACAAAATCATCATCCGCTTTTGGATCATCGCGTTGATCGCAAATATCATAGCGCTGACGTCGCTGAAATTGAGATGAAATGCGAGCGCAAATTGAACCCGACTTCGAAACGGTGCGCGAAAAATACGGCGAAACGGCTGAGCTTAGCGCGGGCGAGATAACTCAAATTTTATGGGGCAAAAGGGGAGAAAAATGAAAAAATCGCTATTTGGCTACGGGCTTACGACCAGAGCGATCGCCGAGCACTGCCAAGAAGGCGGCTCCTGGGACATCTACGACGATAAATTTGAAATTTCTTCAGGGGCGCCGAAGCTGGATGAGTTCGGCAACGCGCTTTTAAACCCAAGCGAGTTCGATCCTGCCTCAAGCGAGCTTGAAATCCCAAGCCCAGGCTTTCCGCCGCATCACGAGCTGGTGCGAAAGGCACGAAATTTAATCAGCGAATACGATTATTTCGACGATTACAAAGGTCTTAAAATTTGGATCAGCGGCACGAACGGCAAGACCACGACGACGAAGATGATGCAGCACCTACTCGAGCGATACGGCTCGCAAATGGGCGGCAACGTGGGCGTTCCGCTTGCAAAACTTGATAAAAGTGCCAAAATTTGGGTGCTGGAGACGAGCTCGTTTACGCTGCACTACACCAAGCACGCGCGTCCCGACATCTACGTGCTGCTTGCGATCACGCCCGATCATCTCAGCTGGCACGGCGATTTCGCGGAGTATGAGCGCGCCAAACTCTCGCCGCTGCTAGCGATGTGCGAAGGCTCCGTGGCGCTGATCCCGCGCGCCTACGAAAGCTCCGCCGCCGCGCAAAATAGCCTGGCTCGCGTAATCTGCTACGAGGACGAAGCGGATCTGGCGCAAAAATTCGGCATCGATTTAGACGAGATAAAATTCCGAACTCCGTTTTTGATCGACGCGCTTTTGGCACTGTGCGTGGAGAAAATTTTATTCGACAGATGCGACGCCAT
Protein-coding sequences here:
- the gpmI gene encoding 2,3-bisphosphoglycerate-independent phosphoglycerate mutase gives rise to the protein MGQKTILLITDGIGFNASDKFNAFANAKKPAYDYLFKNVPNTLLRTSGLAVGLPQGQMGNSEVGHMTIGSGRILYQNLVKIDRAIDEGSLEKNEALQSLLSKCRRVHVIGLYSDGGVHSHLRHFDAICEIAQNAGCETWAHAITDGRDVSPSSGAEFLKRLEAKFKVASVCGRFYAMDRDKRFDRVKRAYDVLMGEAAPLEISPSEYILQSYERGVSDEFIEPASFNGFSGIGADDGAIFINFRNDRARELCAALGDEGFGEFERKFVVQNLITMSEYDASFKFPLLFEKPVLKNTLCEVIAEAGFTQLHTAETEKYAHITFFFNGGVEEPLPNETRVLIPSPKVKTYDEQPQMSAPAVCDAVIRGIEGGIDFIVVNFANGDMVGHTGNYDSAVKAVEAVDECIGKILSAARAHDYAYVQISDHGNCEAMRDADGEILTNHTTFDVFCFVLGRDVRELKSGLGLSNVAATVLKLMGLPKPAEMDEALF
- the mraY gene encoding phospho-N-acetylmuramoyl-pentapeptide-transferase; protein product: MFYYLYHLTNINFFQYITARAGIAFFIAFCFSVWAMPRFIRWAQARHAAQPIYELAPQNHQKKSKTPTMGGLVFVTAAVLASLLCAKLNNVFVLCGLLCLVGFGYIGFKDDISKILGRQNHAGLSARAKFALQNFLAFLIGATLYAFSDLGGEFFVPFFKYPLLNLWIFAPLFWTIVISASSNAVNLTDGLDGLATIPSVFSLCSLGVFAYLCGHAIYSQYLLLPRVAGAGEVCIIVSALIGALLGFLWFNCYPAEVFMGDSGSLSVGAFLGYCAVITKNEILLIMIGFVFVIETLSVILQVGSFKIFKRRIFLMAPIHHHFELKGWVENKIIIRFWIIALIANIIALTSLKLR
- the murD gene encoding UDP-N-acetylmuramoyl-L-alanine--D-glutamate ligase yields the protein MKKSLFGYGLTTRAIAEHCQEGGSWDIYDDKFEISSGAPKLDEFGNALLNPSEFDPASSELEIPSPGFPPHHELVRKARNLISEYDYFDDYKGLKIWISGTNGKTTTTKMMQHLLERYGSQMGGNVGVPLAKLDKSAKIWVLETSSFTLHYTKHARPDIYVLLAITPDHLSWHGDFAEYERAKLSPLLAMCEGSVALIPRAYESSAAAQNSLARVICYEDEADLAQKFGIDLDEIKFRTPFLIDALLALCVEKILFDRCDAMRLNDFVIEGNKLEEFTDARGRLWVNDTKATNIDACAQALKRYAGRKIHLILGGDDKGVDLHPLFAEFKKYDLQIYAVGSNTDKIVCLCDEYGLPCVRCEILQTAVSEISKRYRDADFKKSGASELKVRNLSANGECNGGKAKENAKIGENTPHKGGGSSAVSDDASSPKRRANDGETRNSQNSKNSVDFKNSVNFASEIALLSPACASLDQFKSYAERGELFKKQVAQLG